The window TCATTTCCCACAGAAACGGACGAACTCTATCTTTTGTGATGGCGGCGGGTTCCCAAACTTTAAGTGTGTAGCCTGAGTCAGTTTGAGTAATGGCGTGAAGAATCTGCATTGATTTAACTTCAATTTTTACTAACAAGCGCTTGTGTTTGAGAGTTGATTACCTTACAGACATGTGCAAGGTTCAAAAAATAGCACGAAGGCCGTTGATTTACTCTGACCAAACCTTATAAATTGGACTATTTTTGCATGGCTGTAGAGTTTTGCCCTAAGTCTTAGGAGATAATTTTAGTCTTCATTGTTAAATTGTCTTCTTTCCCTAAGAGCTGTTGCTTCAGCCATGTGTCTCAAATGATTTACGCTTATTAGCCGATTTATTTTTTCGTCAATCTGCTATTGTCTACGCCAACCCTTTGCGGGTACCCTGAAATCAGGAAGGGCAGCCATAAGGGCTGCCCTTGAATTCCTCTCAAGAGAAAAGGCGATAAGGCCATCATATTGCCCCACTCTATTGCACGAGTAGGCGAAATGAACAATTGATGAAAAGAGCTTGTCATTACAGGGAGGCAAAGCCTAGACTCACGGAATCTTCGCTAGAGGAATCATGGACTTGATTGTTACCTTCTCTAACAGAAGTCCATTCTTCTTTGATATAGTTCAAATCGGCTTGTTTAGCCACATAGTTTTCTACATAACCACAACCAACACAAACATAGGTATCGAGATAGGCGTAACGATTGCCGAAGTTACCTGAACCTATCGTCATTGTATTGAGTGCCGGAAATTTTCGATTCGTGTTGCTAAAGACTTCAGGGGAACCACACTTAGGACATTGCCCATTCTTCATGAAATGACTACCTCAGCATTACAACCTAGCTGAATTCTTTTTTCTTCGGTGGTGCGTCCCCATCGGGATAATTTGCTATCGTGACAAAAAAGTTGGGTAGAGGTGCTCTTGCCTAGGGTTAGACAGGCTGAGAGTCTACCTTGTGGTAAGCCAAGGCTTTTATTTTTCGACTAGAGCAATTTCCGAGGATGCCCATACGCCATTAACCCCCATAATCTACGGTAAAGTAGTCGGGTTTTAGATGAATTTTTTGGAAAACTACTTTCCAAAATTAGAGAAACATGTCAGTATTCATTAAGTCCGGTAAATCCACGCACTTACCGTAGATTAATAGGAGTATTTTCATGAGCAAGTGGCAACGCCTTCCCCAAGAGGGGAGGTACTTGATAGTGCAAATTATTAATAGTGTTGTTAAAGCTGTGCCAGGGAATAAGTTGGGTGGGCAGCAAAGAAGTCAGCTAAACTACAGTTCTCGGCGGGGGTTTCTGTCTCTGTTTCTGGTTGGAGTCAGCTTGAGTGTGGCAATCTCAGCTTGTTCTGGAGGAGGGAACAACAGCACAACTGCACCCAGCAATTCTGCTAATAGCGGGGCGAGTCAGAAAAAAGACGTGGAGGTAACCCTTGTTTCTTTCGCTGTCACCAAAGCCGCCCACGACGAAATCATTCCCAAATTTGTTGAACAGTGGAAGAAAGAACATAACCAAAACGTCACCTTCAAGCAAAGTTACGGGGGTTCAGGTTCCCAAACCCGTGCTGTGATTGATGGTTTAGAAGCCGATGTGGTACACCTCGCCCTCGCCCTCGACACCAAGAAAATAGAGAAAGCTGGCCTGATTCAACCGGGTTGGGAACAAGAAGCCCCGAACGAAGCCATTGTTAGCAAATCTGTAGGCGCTATCGTCACCCGCGAAGGAAATCCCAAAAACATTACTACTTGGGCAGACCTGACCAAGCCAGATGTCAAGGTGATTACCGCTAACCCCAAAACCTCTGGAGGTGCACGCTGGAACTTTTTGGCTTTCTGGGGTGCGGTGACAAAAACAGGCGGGGATGAGGCTAAAGCGTTGGACTTTACGAAAAAAGTCTTAAAGAACGTTCCAGTCATGCCCAAAGATGCACGGGAAGCCACCGACGTATTCTTTAAGCAAGGTCAAGGTGATGCCTTAATCAACTACGAAAACGAGATGATTCTGGCGAAACAGCAAGGTGAAAATCTTCCTTACGTGATTCCTGATGTCAATATTTCCATCGACAATCCCATTGCCGTTGTAGACAAAAACGTGGATAAGCACGGGACTCGTGAAGTTGCCGAAGCTTTTGTCAAATTCCTCTATACACCCGAAGCACAACGAGAATTTGCCAAGGTAGGATTTCGTCCGGTTGACCCCACTGTCGAGAAAGAAGTGGAAAGCCAATTCCCCAAAATTAAAACCCTCTTTACAGTTAATGATTTAGGGGGATGGGACAAAGTCCAGAAGGAATTCTTTGATGACGGTGCTGTCTTCGACAAAATTCAAGCGGGCAAATAGAAATCATCTTCATGTTTGGTTACTAATTTTTACGGGTTAGTTGTTGGTTGTTAGTCTGCTAATAATCAACAACTGACAACCAATAACCAATAACAAATAACAAACAATGGCTATATCTTCTCCCTTCCAGCCCAATCCGGCTGGGAAAAATTCAATCGCTCCACTGAGCAAATTTTCTTGGCCTTGGGGAATCACCATTGGGTATCTTACCCTGATGCTCTTTGTGCCAACGTTGGCTATGTTACTCAAAGCCAGTACTGAAGGGCCGGTTAATTTTTGGAGAATTGCGACCAGTGAGGTTGCCCTATCCACTTATGATGTAACCTTTGTCACCGCCTTGCTAGCGGGAGCCGTCAATGGCGTGTTTGGCACGTTGATTGCTTGGGTTTTGGTTCGCTATAACTTTCCGTTCAAAAAAATTCTTGATGCCGTAATCGATTTCCCCTTTGCGTTGCCTACGGCGGTTGCGGGTTTAACACTAGCAACGGTTTACAGCAATAACGGTTGGATTGGTGCTTTGCTGGCTCCCTTTGGGATTAAAGTGTCCTTTACTCGCTTGGGAGTATGGGTGGCGATGGTGTTTATTTCGCTGCCATTTGTAGTCAGAACAGTGCAGCCGGTTCTATCAGAACTGGAAAAAGAAGTGGAGGAAGCCGCTTGGGCTTTGGGTGCTTCTCAATGGCAGACGTTTTGGCGAGTGATTTTACCCCCTTTAATGCCAGCCGTTTTAACGGGTGTTGCTCTGGGATTTGCACGAGCGGTTGGGGAGTATGGTTCGACGGTAATTGTGGCATCTAACATTCCCTATAAAGATTTAATTGCACCCGTATTAGTTTTTCAACGATTGGAACAGTACGACTATTCGGGAGCTACTGTGATTGGCACCGTGTTGTTAGTGATTTCGTTATTAATCCTGCTGGCTATTAATCTTCTGCAAGCTTGGGGAAAACGTTATGCATAATTTAGAACCCTCTTTGCACCACCCTACATCTTCCACAACCCATGCTTCCTCCAAAAAGTCAATTAATTGGGTTCCAGTCGTCCTGATTGGAGTAACCATTGTCTACCTCAGCTTATTCCTGCTCATCCCAGCTTTAAACGTGTTTGTGCAAGCGTTTAGCAAGGGAGCTGGGGTCTTTTTAGAACAACTGACTAAACCCAGCTTTCTTCATGCAGCAAAGTTAACATTGTTTTTGGCACTGATTACCGTCCCCTTAAACACGATTTTTGGTCTTTGTGCCGCTTGGGCACTTGCTCGTAAAAGGTTTCCTGGACGCGCTTTAATCCTGAGTATTATAGACTTGCCCTTTTCCATCTCACCGGTGGTGGCAGGGTTGATGCTTGTCTTGCTCTATGGACGGAACGGTTGGTTTGGGCCGTTTTTAGAGGCTCATGATATCAAGATTATCTTTGCCTTTCCTGGAATGGTATTGGCAACAGCCTTTATCTGTATGCCCTTTGTGGCTCGTGAAGTAATTCCTGTTTTGGAGGAGGCTGGATTTGACCAAGAAGAATGTGCCAAAACACTGGGGGCAAATGATTGGCAAATCTTCTGGCGCGTCACCCTGCCCAATATACGCTGGGGCTTGCTCTATGGTGTGATTTTGACCAATGCTAGAGCCATGGGTGAATTTGGTGCGATCGCGGTTGTATCGGGTAACATTACAGGTAAAACCCAACCTCTGCCGCTGTTTGTGGAAGAGGCTTACAAGCAATATGAAACTCAAGCGGCTTACTCGGCTGCTGTATTGCTGACTCTGCTAGCAGTTGTCACGCTTATCGCTAAAGAGATTTTAGAGCGTAGAACGAGTCGTCGTTCTGGTGTTCATTAAAATTAAGCTAACCGATTAGCGATCGCTCATTTATTCCTAATAATTGATAAGCTTGAAGCAGTAGGGGCGCACGGTTGTGCGCCCTTAGTCTTTGTATATTTTTGTTTTAGGGGCAGATACTTGATTTAGCACACTGGCTCTATCACGAGATAGATTAGAAAAGCCCAAGTTGGCTATATATTATTTTTTCCTCAAAAGTTGAGTGCTAACCAGCCAAGCACCAACCAAAATCCTTTTAGTCAGCCACTCAATTTCAGGAAGCACAAATTTTGATTTACTTTTTCTGTAGATAGCGCTACAAAATTTCTCTAGGGCTGTTAGATCAAAGCCTACTCAATCAGATGAACACAGTAGTAGGTACATTACTTTTGGACGAGTCAATCAAAAAGCACAACGATGGCTAATCAACAATTGATTTCACAGAAAGAAACGGAACGTCTTAATGCCTTGCGCCGTTATGAAATTCTGGATACACCTCCTGATGGTGCTTTTGACCGCATAACTTCAATTGCAGCTAGACTGTTTAAAGTGCCCATTGCAATTGTCAGTTTGGTGGATAGCGATCGCATTTGGTTTAAGTCTCATCATGGACTCGATGTTGAGCAAATTGAACGAACACCAGGATTGTGTGCATCAGCAATTCTTTCTGATGAAATCTATGCGATTACGGATGCGAGCAAAGATTTGCGTTCCTTAACAAATCCGCTTGTGGTGGGCGAGATGGGTTTACGTTTTTATGCCGCCGCTCCGTTACGAACTCATGATGGTCATAACTTAGGAACTTTGTGCGTAATTGACCAAAAATCACGCTCCATTTCCTCTGAAGAAATGTCAATCTTAACGGACTTAGCCGCCGTGATTATGGATGAAATTGAGTTGCGACTGGGTGCAAAGAAAGTGGATCAGTTAAATATTGAATTAGCCAAAGCCAAAGAAGCTGCCGAAGTGGCAAACGTTGCCAAGAGTACGTTTATCGCCAACATGAGCCACGAATTGCGTTCGCCCCTCAATGTAATTCTTGGGTTTACTCAATTGATGACGAAGAGTTCAACACTAGCTCCAGAACAACGAGAAAATCTTAGTATTATTGCTCGTAGTGGTGAACATTTACTAACCCTAATCAACCAAGTCTTAGATTTATCCAAAATTGAAGCTGGACGTACTACCCTCAACGAAACAAACTTCGATCTCCATCGCCTACTGGATGATTTGGAAGATATGTTTCAACTCAAGGCTGATGAGCGGCATTTGCAGTTAGTGTTTGAACGAAATTCTGACATTCCTCAATATGTGAGAACCGATGAAGTCAAATTACGGCAAATTTTGATTAACCTGCTGAACAATGCAATTAAGTTTACCCAAGAAGGGGGAGTTTGCTTAAGGGTTAAACGGCAAACATCCAACGACGAAACAGAAGAGAATATTTCTCAATTCAAATTAAATTTCGAGATTGAAGATACGGGTTATGGTATTTGTCAAGATGATTTAGAAGCTATTTTTGAAGCCTTTGTCCAAAGCCAAACGGGTAAACAAGCCCAAGAAGGGACAGGGTTAGGCTTACCCATAGCCCGTAAATTTGTCCAATTAATGGACGGTGAAATCACTGTTAGTAGTGAAGTGGGACATGGGACAATTTTCAATTTTGATATTTCCATCAGCCCTGCTGATACTGCCAACCCCGAACCTAAATTGGCAACGCGCCAAGTCATTGCCCTAGAACCCAATCAACCCCGATATCGGATTTTGATTGTCGATGACAAATGGAGTAATCGGCACCTATTAATGAAATTGCTTTCTCCTTTGGGTTTTGAACTGAAGGAAGCAAGCAACGGGAAAGAAGCGATTGAGGTATGGGACACCTGGGAACCGCATTTAATCTGGATGGATATGCGGATGCCGATTCTTGATGGCTATGAAGCAACCAAACAAATTAAAGGGATAAGCAAAGGTCAAGCTACCGCAATTATTGCCCTAACCGCTAGTACGTTAGAGGAAGATCGCGCTATAGTTCTTTCAGCAGGTTGCGATGGTTTTGTGCGTAAACCTTTCCGCGAAGCCGATATCTGGGACGCGATGAACAAACATATTGGGGTGCGCTATATCTACGATGAACCTGCTAACGAACTCCATTCAACCCCACTTGACTTTGACGCCCTCACTCCAACTACTCTTAATGCTTTGCCTGCCAGTTGGATAGCCGAGTTACACCAGGCAGTCGCTGCGGCAGATTCTGAATTGGCTTTCAGTCTGATTGAACAACTAGAAGCCAAGGATACAACTTTAGCAAAGGTTCTATCGAAGCTAGTTAGCGATTTTGAATTCGACAGAATTGAGGGTTGGATAGCTCAAATTTTAAATCAATAACTTGTTAAATAATGAACTATTAACTGTTAGGCTATTGTTCAATGAACGCCAATATTTTAATTGTCGATGACACTTTACCTAGCTTGCAGCTATTATCTAATTTGTTAACCGGGCAAGGCTATAAAGTCCGTGGAATCCTTAAGGGTCAAAAAGCTCTTTCTACAGCCCGCTTAGCAAAGCCAGACCTAATTTTGTTGGACATAAAAATGCCTGATCTGGATGGCTATGAAGTCTGCAAACAGTTAAAAGCCGATGAACAGACATCCCATATCCCTGTAATTTTTATCAGTGCCTTGAATGAAGCGTTAGATAAGGTTAAAGCCTTTGCGCTTGGGGGTGCAGACTACATCACAAAACCGTTCCAAGTGGAAGAGGTTTTAGCGCGGATTGAAAATCAACTAAAAATTCAGTTGCTCTCTAAACAACTCATTGAAAAAAATACACAGCTTTCACAGAAAATTGTCATGTGTCAAAAACTTCAAGTTGAGTTAAACAACCAAAATAAACTCAGGCAATCCATCCTTAATTCCGCCCCGGTCGGAATTTGCCTGACTGATGAGAATGGATGTTTTGTGGAAGTTAATCCCGCCTATTGTAAACTTTATGGATTTACTCCAGAAGAACTCATCGGACAATCCTTTACGGTACATTTTCCCCATGCACCGGCTGAACATAAACTCGAACTCATGCAACAGTATCGAGATTTTATTCAAGATGTCCAGAATAATGATAAAGGAGAGTTCACCGTATGGAGGAAAGATGGTACGGAGTTAATGGTTGATATTAGGCGAAACGGCTTCCAACAGAATGACGGAAAGTATTTTGTTGTGACTACCGTTATGGACATCACTGAGCGCAAACGCATGGAGGAAACACTCCGTACTACACTTCATACTGCTTTCCTGGCAGAAGCCAAATTAGCCGCCGCTCAGAGACTTGCTCATCTCGGTAATTGGGAATTTGATGTACTCACTCAAAAGTTTATTTGGTCAGAAGAGCTATTTGATATTTTTGGTCTTGACTGGATGCAACCAGAACCAAGTTTTGTCACCTTTCTTCGATTAATTTATCCCGATGATCGTCCACTTTTGCAAAAAGCCTTTAAGCAAATGCTCGCCACTGGGACATCAGACGAAATAGACTATCGGATTGTGCGACTCGATGGTCAAATCCGGTATGTTGTGGGCAGA of the Allocoleopsis franciscana PCC 7113 genome contains:
- the cysT gene encoding sulfate ABC transporter permease subunit CysT, with product MAISSPFQPNPAGKNSIAPLSKFSWPWGITIGYLTLMLFVPTLAMLLKASTEGPVNFWRIATSEVALSTYDVTFVTALLAGAVNGVFGTLIAWVLVRYNFPFKKILDAVIDFPFALPTAVAGLTLATVYSNNGWIGALLAPFGIKVSFTRLGVWVAMVFISLPFVVRTVQPVLSELEKEVEEAAWALGASQWQTFWRVILPPLMPAVLTGVALGFARAVGEYGSTVIVASNIPYKDLIAPVLVFQRLEQYDYSGATVIGTVLLVISLLILLAINLLQAWGKRYA
- the cysW gene encoding sulfate ABC transporter permease subunit CysW yields the protein MHNLEPSLHHPTSSTTHASSKKSINWVPVVLIGVTIVYLSLFLLIPALNVFVQAFSKGAGVFLEQLTKPSFLHAAKLTLFLALITVPLNTIFGLCAAWALARKRFPGRALILSIIDLPFSISPVVAGLMLVLLYGRNGWFGPFLEAHDIKIIFAFPGMVLATAFICMPFVAREVIPVLEEAGFDQEECAKTLGANDWQIFWRVTLPNIRWGLLYGVILTNARAMGEFGAIAVVSGNITGKTQPLPLFVEEAYKQYETQAAYSAAVLLTLLAVVTLIAKEILERRTSRRSGVH
- a CDS encoding ATP-binding response regulator, with protein sequence MANQQLISQKETERLNALRRYEILDTPPDGAFDRITSIAARLFKVPIAIVSLVDSDRIWFKSHHGLDVEQIERTPGLCASAILSDEIYAITDASKDLRSLTNPLVVGEMGLRFYAAAPLRTHDGHNLGTLCVIDQKSRSISSEEMSILTDLAAVIMDEIELRLGAKKVDQLNIELAKAKEAAEVANVAKSTFIANMSHELRSPLNVILGFTQLMTKSSTLAPEQRENLSIIARSGEHLLTLINQVLDLSKIEAGRTTLNETNFDLHRLLDDLEDMFQLKADERHLQLVFERNSDIPQYVRTDEVKLRQILINLLNNAIKFTQEGGVCLRVKRQTSNDETEENISQFKLNFEIEDTGYGICQDDLEAIFEAFVQSQTGKQAQEGTGLGLPIARKFVQLMDGEITVSSEVGHGTIFNFDISISPADTANPEPKLATRQVIALEPNQPRYRILIVDDKWSNRHLLMKLLSPLGFELKEASNGKEAIEVWDTWEPHLIWMDMRMPILDGYEATKQIKGISKGQATAIIALTASTLEEDRAIVLSAGCDGFVRKPFREADIWDAMNKHIGVRYIYDEPANELHSTPLDFDALTPTTLNALPASWIAELHQAVAAADSELAFSLIEQLEAKDTTLAKVLSKLVSDFEFDRIEGWIAQILNQ
- a CDS encoding sulfate ABC transporter substrate-binding protein is translated as MSKWQRLPQEGRYLIVQIINSVVKAVPGNKLGGQQRSQLNYSSRRGFLSLFLVGVSLSVAISACSGGGNNSTTAPSNSANSGASQKKDVEVTLVSFAVTKAAHDEIIPKFVEQWKKEHNQNVTFKQSYGGSGSQTRAVIDGLEADVVHLALALDTKKIEKAGLIQPGWEQEAPNEAIVSKSVGAIVTREGNPKNITTWADLTKPDVKVITANPKTSGGARWNFLAFWGAVTKTGGDEAKALDFTKKVLKNVPVMPKDAREATDVFFKQGQGDALINYENEMILAKQQGENLPYVIPDVNISIDNPIAVVDKNVDKHGTREVAEAFVKFLYTPEAQREFAKVGFRPVDPTVEKEVESQFPKIKTLFTVNDLGGWDKVQKEFFDDGAVFDKIQAGK